A genomic region of Bradyrhizobium sp. ORS 278 contains the following coding sequences:
- a CDS encoding M20/M25/M40 family metallo-hydrolase, with product MNPADLPFDTEAMLQGLRGWVECESPTWDAAAVERMLDLAARDMAIMGATIERIAGRQGFAGCVRARFPHPRQGEPGILIAGHMDTVHPVGTLAQLSWRRDGGKCYGPGICDMKGGNYLSLEAIRQLIKASVATPLPITVLFTPDEEVGTPSTRDIIEAEAKRNKYVLVPEPGRPDNGVVTGRYAIARFNLEATGRPSHAGARLAAGRSAIREMARQILAIDAMTTEDCTFSVGIVHGGQWVNCVATTCTGEALSMAKRQADLDRGVERMLALSGTTDDVAFKVTRGVTRPVWEPDSGTMALYEKARSLAEQLGMSLPHGSAGGGSDGNFTGALGIPTLDGLGVRGADMHTLNEYIEVDSLAERGRLMAGLLATLA from the coding sequence ATGAATCCAGCCGATCTTCCGTTCGATACCGAGGCCATGCTGCAGGGCTTGCGCGGGTGGGTGGAGTGCGAAAGTCCGACCTGGGACGCCGCCGCCGTGGAACGCATGCTGGACCTCGCCGCGCGCGACATGGCGATCATGGGTGCGACGATCGAGCGCATCGCAGGACGGCAGGGATTCGCCGGCTGCGTGCGCGCCCGCTTCCCGCATCCGCGACAAGGCGAGCCGGGCATTCTGATCGCCGGCCACATGGACACGGTTCATCCCGTCGGAACACTCGCCCAGCTGTCGTGGCGCCGCGACGGCGGCAAATGCTACGGCCCCGGTATCTGCGATATGAAGGGCGGCAACTATCTTTCGCTGGAGGCGATCCGGCAACTGATCAAGGCGTCCGTCGCGACGCCGCTGCCGATCACTGTCTTGTTCACGCCCGACGAGGAGGTCGGCACGCCGTCGACGCGCGACATCATCGAGGCCGAGGCGAAGCGCAACAAATACGTGCTGGTGCCCGAGCCCGGCCGTCCCGACAACGGCGTCGTCACCGGCCGCTATGCAATCGCGCGCTTCAATCTCGAAGCGACCGGGCGTCCGAGCCACGCCGGCGCGAGGCTGGCCGCTGGCCGTTCCGCGATCCGGGAAATGGCGCGGCAGATTCTCGCCATCGACGCGATGACGACGGAGGATTGCACGTTCTCGGTCGGCATCGTACATGGCGGCCAATGGGTCAATTGCGTCGCGACCACCTGCACCGGCGAGGCGCTCAGCATGGCCAAGCGGCAGGCCGATCTCGATCGCGGCGTCGAGCGCATGCTGGCGCTCTCCGGCACCACCGACGACGTCGCCTTCAAGGTCACGCGCGGCGTGACGCGGCCGGTCTGGGAGCCGGATTCCGGAACAATGGCGCTGTACGAGAAGGCACGCAGTCTTGCCGAGCAGCTCGGCATGTCCCTGCCCCACGGCTCGGCAGGTGGCGGCTCGGACGGCAACTTTACCGGCGCGCTCGGCATCCCGACGCTCGACGGCCTCGGCGTGCGCGGCGCCGACATGCACACCCTCAACGAGTACATCGAGGTCGACAGCCTCGCCGAGCGCGGCCGCCTGATGGCGGGTCTGCTCGCGACGCTGGCCTGA